In Aspergillus flavus chromosome 3, complete sequence, one genomic interval encodes:
- a CDS encoding putative kinase activator yields MSDSESSAISNNASDLNPSPGQENSMPQLETLISHLVAAKRSLSSINHVWRANEIVTAARSALEESVVVSARTGFLRRGLNNQLRLLYSVRTEVQEVSLRGRSEFATVLKSLDVADARLRKTLDLLRDTIVHASFRPEGEESKTLHDFVDERGVGELHTTLKRSIDRTNAAQADLESSNRAFDDELQSIKEALGNYRAATQLASSRTSASSSSPSTSNDSLPSLSSIPSMLHSLEMHAQEMANLLESLVRHFDLCVTAVKHTEGGGAAARSITGDVPATVHVNGRVGPNIEEGINANLNAPLDPLSNSEYQEMVSVLIKDAAEAEDVVMEIQDRIGEMETVLENVLAQRDSVLSVYNATTSVFKHLSTLASTRLSGYIAEAHSFTRVWHEEYEQIQSGLADLSDLNTLYDGFLEAYDGLILEVARRRQVRHRVEKVLRDAKQKLDQLYEEDVNARETFRVEQGDYLPSDIWPGIGREPMRIEFRRISGGNLKGIAAEPPDQDAPAAEPIQEARAVSSGDVGEDGEVIPELPKALVEEAIARFNARMRHLP; encoded by the coding sequence ATGTCAGACTCAGAGTCATCCGCGATATCCAATAATGCTTCTGATCTGAATCCCTCCCCGGGACAGGAGAACTCAATGCCTCAGCTAGAGACACTCATCTCGCATTTGGTTGCGGCGAAACGCTCTCTGTCATCCATCAATCACGTCTGGCGTGCAAATGAGATCGTCACGGCCGCTCGCTCCGCATTGGAAGAGAGTGTTGTAGTCTCAGCGCGAACAGGCTTCCTTCGCCGGGGGCTGAATAATCAGTTACGCCTTCTGTATAGTGTCCGTACCGAGGTTCAGGAGGTCTCCCTGCGCGGCCGGTCAGAGTTCGCTACCGTGCTGAAGAGCCTCGATGTTGCGGACGCGAGACTGAGAAAGACGTTAGATTTGTTGCGAGACACCATTGTCCATGCATCATTTCGCCCAGAAGGTGAAGAATCCAAAACCTTACACGACTTTGTGGATGAGCGTGGGGTGGGAGAGCTACATACAACCTTGAAACGCTCAATCGATCGGACCAACGCCGCTCAGGCGGACCTAGAATCGTCTAATCGCGCTTTTGACGATGAGTTGCAGTCTATCAAAGAAGCACTCGGCAATTACCGGGCAGCGACTCAGCTCGCGTCGTCCCGAACATCCGcctcttcgtcatctccaTCAACATCCAACGATAGCTTGCCGTCTCTCTCGTCAATTCCATCCATGCTGCATTCCCTCGAGATGCATGCCCAGGAAATGGCTAACCTGCTTGAGTCGTTAGTCCGTCACTTTGACCTCTGTGTGACTGCGGTCAAGCACACGGAAGGTGGGGGGGCAGCTGCCCGATCCATTACTGGTGATGTGCCCGCTACGGTGCATGTCAACGGGCGTGTTGGTCCCAATATCGAGGAAGGCATCAACGCCAACTTGAACGCCCCACTTGACCCGCTAAGTAACTCGGAATATCAAGAAATGGTAAGCGTGCTAATCAAAGATGCGGCCGAGGCGGAGGATGTGGTCATGGAAATTCAAGACCGGATCGGCGAGATGGAGACGGTGTTGGAAAATGTTTTAGCCCAGCGGGATAGTGTCCTGTCGGTATACAACGCAACTACAAGTGTCTTCAAACACTTGTCAACACTCGCCTCGACCCGGTTATCGGGGTATATAGCTGAGGCGCACAGCTTTACTCGTGTCTGGCACGAGGAGTACGAGCAAATACAGAGTGGCTTAGCCGATCTGTCGGACCTCAACACACTGTATGACGGCTTCCTGGAAGCGTACGACGGGCTTATCCTCGAAGTTGCGCGCCGACGGCAAGTGCGGCACCGAGTAGAGAAAGTTCTTCGCGACGCCAAACAAAAGCTCGATCAGTTGTACGAGGAAGACGTGAACGCCCGCGAGACATTCCGTGTAGAGCAAGGGGACTATCTCCCGTCCGATATCTGGCCTGGGATTGGCCGAGAGCCAATGCGGATAGAGTTCCGTCGTATATCGGGTGGCAACCTAAAAGGCATAGCTGCGGAGCCCCCTGACCAAGACGCCCCAGCAGCCGAGCCCATACAAGAAGCCCGGGCTGTTTCCTCGGGGGATGttggggaagatggtgaagtCATTCCAGAACTCCCAAAGGCCCTGGTTGAGGAAGCTATCGCCCGATTCAATGCCCGGATGCGACATCTTCCCTGA
- a CDS encoding putative D-alanine--D-alanine ligase: MRNTRRTGLNIAFVYDPKDYYESIGFSKSECADLADDVTINGVASALESLGHRVVHVPGIKTLVKHLSAEHHKQWDLVFNYSEGVFGSARESQVPALLEAYQIPFTFSDAATLATGIDKGKTKMLLEHYRIPTSPFVIVPRSGEAVDYAALEDQLPYPLFAKPIAASTSNGISPLNKILRKEDLQEVVEDLRAEFKDQEILLEKFLDGREFTVAVLGSGDRARVLGVSEVTWYNPEGRKSDDLSVDFATSFSKAGRGVGHDMGHVHADPADPLVKEIAEIGLSAYQALGCKDGGRVDIRMDGAVPCVIEVNPIFGLRPDHSLFTWIAKNNGMEYQDIIAEIVDNALLRQKPVTEANGLKN, encoded by the exons ATGAGAAACACAAGACGTACCGGCCTCAACATAGCCTTTGTCTACGATCCAAAGGATTACTATGAATCCATAGGATTTTCCAAGAGTGAATGTGCTGACCTGGCGGACGATGTGACCATCAATGGTGTGGCATCAGCCCTCGAGAGTCTCGGCCACCGCGTGGTCCATGTTCCCGGGATCAAGACTCTCGTCAAGCATCTCTCAGCAGAGCATCACAAGCAATGGGATCTTGTCTTCAACTACAGTGAAGGGGTGTTCGGCTCCGCTCGTGAGTCGCAGGTACCCGCCCTGTTAGAAGCCTATCAGATCCCCTTTACCTTTTCCGATGCTGCGACGCTGGCGACGGGGATCGATAAGGGAAAGACCAAG ATGCTATTAGAACACTATCGAATCCCAACGAGCCCATTCGTCATCGTCCCCAGATCTGGTGAAGCAGTCGACTACGCCGCCCTAGAAGACCAATTACCGTATCCTCTCTTCGCAAAGCCAATCGCCGCATCCACATCAAACGGCATATCCCCATTGAACAAAATTCTCCGAAAGGAAGATCTTCAAGAAGTTGTCGAGGACCTCCGCGCCGAATTTAAAGATCAAGAAATCCTCCTCGAGAAATTCCTAGACGGCCGCGAATTCACAGTAGCCGTCCTTGGGTCCGGGGATCGAGCCCGAGTACTAGGTGTCTCCGAGGTAACATGGTACAACccggagggaagaaaaagtgatGACCTCTCAGTCGACTTCGCAACGAGCTTCTCCAAGGCGGGCAGGGGTGTTGGGCATGACATGGGCCATGTTCATGCGGACCCGGCTGATCCTCTGGTCAAGGAGATAGCTGAGATCGGGCTCTCCGCATATCAAGCACTAGGTTGTAAAGATGGAGGCCGGGTCGATATCCGCATGGATGGTGCCGTGCCATGTGTGATCGAG GTGAATCCGATCTTCGGGCTACGACCCGATCACTCCTTGTTTACTTGGATCGCGAAGAACAACGGGATGGAATACCAGGACATCATCGCAGAGATCGTTGACAATGCTCTTCTGAGGCAGAAACCGGTGACTGAGGCGAATGGTTTGAAGAATTGA
- a CDS encoding extragenic suppressor of the bimD6 mutation (unnamed protein product) produces MASTDPSAQAPGLADGLTPSHTYVPNQGYLNEDGTTPTIAGQDPALQEDEEDEEEEYYDDIFEEDDLEAENITSSNPADLTKAYNRQRKTNELAADPNAPKWTYPKSNTQKPSINTRASVDDQIKSLTRHAAKLKLDDQQSGLAARGDRGNDRADRATSEQVLDPRTRMLLLQMINRNIVSEIHGCLSTGKEANVYYSMLFPDEEDASPIHRAIKVYKTSILVFKDRDKYVTGEFRFRQGYSKSNNRAMVKLWAEKEMRNLRRIHAAGIPCPEPVYLRLHVLVMAFLGNSKGIASPRLKDVEFDIPNPETRWRELYIDLLGYMRVMYQTCRLVHADLSEYNMLYHKKKLHIIDVSQSVEHDHPRSLEFLRMDIKNISDFFRRKSVDVLPERMVFEYIITAEGPATVDQSEEMQEAIEKLFVARAEMPDEELDTAVFRQQYIPQTLEQVYDIERDAEKVHAGEGEDLVYRDLLASGKSAKQPDDAESDAGSDVSGGVSVEGSGSDEDDDEEKDPFDKGVPRGKRFVDKDTKRDHKQKVKEEKREKRANKMPKHMKKRLVSTSSRKKK; encoded by the coding sequence ATGGCGTCGACGGATCCAAGTGCCCAGGCTCCTGGTCTGGCTGATGGTTTAACACCTTCGCATACCTACGTCCCGAACCAAGGATATCTCAATGAAGATGGCACTACCCCCACTATAGCGGGGCAAGATCCTGCGCTgcaggaggacgaggaggacgaagaagaggaatacTACgatgatatcttcgaagaagatgacctAGAGGCAGAGAACATTACCTCCTCGAACCCCGCCGACCTAACGAAGGCCTACAACCGCCAGCGCAAAACGAACGAACTCGCCGCCGACCCGAATGCTCCCAAGTGGACTTACCCGAAGTCCAATACGCAAAAGCCAAGCATCAACACCCGTGCATCAGTTGACGACCAGATCAAGTCGTTGACTCGCCATGCCGCGAAGCTCAAACTTGATGATCAGCAGTCCGGATTGGCGGCTCGGGGTGACCGCGGTAACGACCGAGCCGATAGAGCAACTTCGGAGCAGGTGTTGGATCCCCGTACACGAAtgcttctgctgcagatGATCAACCGCAATATCGTTTCCGAGATTCACGGATGTTTATCAACGGGTAAAGAAGCTAACGTATACTACTCTATGTTGTTCccggatgaggaggatgccAGCCCCATTCACCGGGCAATCAAAGTCTACAAGACCAGTATTTTGGTCTTCAAAGACAGAGATAAGTACGTCACTGGCGAGTTCAGATTCAGACAAGGCTACAGCAAGAGCAACAACCGGGCGATGGTGAAACTATGGGCCGAGAAGGAAATGCGCAACCTCCGAAGAATCCATGCGGCCGGAATTCCTTGCCCAGAGCCGGTCTACCTGCGACTTCATGTCCTCGTCATGGCATTCCTCGGTAACTCCAAGGGAATTGCATCGCCTCGTCTCAAGGACGTCGAATTCGATATCCCCAACCCCGAGACCCGCTGGCGTGAGCTCTACATCGATCTACTTGGCTACATGCGCGTGATGTACCAGACATGTCGCCTGGTTCACGCAGATCTGAGCGAGTACAACATGCTTTACCACAAGAAAAAGCTCCATATCATCGATGTCAGTCAGAGTGTCGAGCATGACCACCCTCGGAGTCTTGAATTCCTGCGTatggatatcaagaacaTCAGCGACTTTTTCCGTCGTAAATCCGTCGATGTCTTGCCTGAGCGGATGGTTTTCGAGTATATCATTACAGCCGAAGGCCCAGCCACTGTGGACCAGAGCGAAGAAATGCAAGAAGCCATTGAAAAGCTCTTTGTGGCTCGAGCCGAGATGCCAGACGAGGAACTAGACACTGCCGTCTTCCGTCAACAGTATATCCCCCAAACACTGGAACAGGTTTATGATATCGAGCGTGATGCCGAGAAAGTACATGCGGGTGAAGGTGAAGACCTCGTCTACCGGGATCTTCTCGCCAGTGGCAAATCCGCTAAGCAACCTGACGACGCGGAGAGTGATGCGGGCTCTGATGTGAGTGGCGGAGTCTCCGTAGAAGGTTCTGGGTcggacgaagatgacgacgaagaaaaggatcCCTTTGACAAGGGGGTCCCGCGCGGGAAGCGTTTCGTTGACAAAGACACCAAGCGCGATCACAAGcagaaggtgaaggaggagaagcgtGAAAAACGTGCGAACAAGATGCCAAAGCACATGAAGAAACGCCTGGTGTCTACTTCTTcacgaaagaagaaataa
- a CDS encoding putative chromosome segregation protein SudA produces MYVKQIIIQGFKSYKDQTVIEPFSPKHNVIVGRNGSGKSNFFAAIRFVLGDAYTHMGREERQALLHEGSGSAVMSAYVEIIFDNSDDRFPTGKPEVVLRRTIGMKKDEYTLDRKNATKNDVMNLLESAGFSRSNPYYIVPQGRVTALTNMKDSERLNLLKEVAGTQVYEARRAESLKIMHETNNKRTKIDELLDFINERLSELEEEKDELRNFQEKDKERRCLEYTIYSREQQEISSYLDSLEEQRQTGVEDTDLNRDRFIQGEKEMAQIDAEIAECKQQIEFLKVDKAQLEDERREASKALAQVELQAKSLTDNQAAAQAQKSRRDEELKSVQAAIEEREAELQQLIPSFNSAKDQEDAVKAQLTEAETSRQRLYAKQSRNSRFRNKSERDKWLQAEIKDNYTSISTVQGVMAQTQEDIKELENEIALLEPETERLRKQIDGRGDTIQSVEQQVQAAKDERDRLMDQRKELWREEAKLDSILVNATNEVDRADRSLSQMMDHNTSRGIAAVRRIKRQYNLEGVYGTLAELFDVNDRYRTAVEVTAGQSLFHYVVDTDETATKVLEILQQEKAGRVTFMPLNRLRSRPTNMPRASDTIPMIEKLQYDRAYEKAFVHVFGKTIICPNLQVAAQYARSHGVNAITPEGDRSDKRGALTGGFHDSRQSRLDAVKNLTKWRDEVETKKSRGNEIRKELEHLDQLITRAVGELQKLEQQRHQVQNSSGPLRQELRSKRDLIQKKNDNLEAKRRALRNIETNLAAVTDQVNAFEAELKSPFQKALTNDEEARLESLSATAQDLRRQYQELSSQRSELEARKSVLEVELRENLNPRLDQLVGQDIDMADDGSQGNLKETQREMKRLSKALEKLGQRLQQVDESIEQANARMAELGQRNAETRRELDELAKSIEKHQRRMEKSMQKKAALTKQAAECAANIRDLGVLPDEAFTKYKNMDSNAVVKKLHKVNEGLKKYSHVNKKAFEQYNSFTKQRETLTNRREELDASQKSIDDLINVLDQRKDEAIERTFKQVSREFHNVFEKLVPAGRGRLIIQRKTDRAMRQADELDSEDEEARNSVENYVGVGISVSFNSKHDEQQRIQQLSGGQKSLCALALVFAIQACDPAPFYLFDEIDANLDAQYRTAVAQMLQSISDATNGQFICTTFRPEMLHVAEKCYGVSFRQKASTIDVVSREEALKFVEEQKS; encoded by the exons ATGTACGTCAAGCAAATCATTATCCAGGGCTTTAAGAG CTACAAGGACCAAACAGTCATTGAGCCCTTTTCTCCAAAACACAATGTCATCGTTGGTCGCAATGGCTCTGGCAAGAGTAACTTCTTCGCAGCCATTCGCTTCGTTCTCGGCGATGCCTACACTCACATGGGCCGAGAAGAGCGACAGGCTCTCCTACAC GAAGGTTCGGGTTCCGCTGTGATGTCGGCATACGTTGAGATTATCTTCGATAACTCCGATGATCGGTTCCCTACTGGTAAACCCGAAGTCGTACTCCGTCGTACTATTGGcatgaagaaagatgaataTACGCTGGATCGTAAGAATGCCACCAAGAACGATGTCATGAATCTGCTCGAGTCTGCCGGTTTTTCGCGGTCGAACCCCTACTATATTGTCCCCCAGGGTCGAGTAACAGCCTTGACCAATATGAAAGACTCAGAACGACTGAATTTGCTGAAGGAAGTGGCCGGAACACAGGTTTACGAAGCGCGCCGTGCAGAGTCTCTCAAGATCATGCACGAAACAAACAATAAGCGGACCAAGATTGACGAACTCCTGGATTTCATCAACGAGCGTCTCTcagagctggaggaggagaaggacgagCTGAGGAATTtccaagaaaaagataagGAGAGGCGCTGTTTAGAGTACACGATTTACTCCCGCGAGCAACAAGAGATCTCCAGTTATCTTGACAGTCTGGAAGAGCAAAGGCAGACCGGTGTTGAAGACACCGACTTGAACCGTGACCGTTTCATCCAAGGCGAGAAGGAAATGGCACAGATTGACGCCGAAATCGCCGAGTGCAAGCAACAAATCGAGTTCCTCAAGGTAGACAAGGCGCAGTTAGAAGACGAGCGCCGCGAAGCTTCCAAAGCACTTGCGCAGGTTGAGCTGCAGGCTAAGTCGCTCACCGATAATCAAGCAGCTGCTCAAGCCCAGAAGTCTCGCCGTGACGAAGAATTGAAGTCCGTTCAGGCTGCTATTGAAGAGCGCGAGGCGGAACTCCAGCAACTCATTCCGAGTTTCAATTCCGCAAAAGACCAGGAGGATGCTGTCAAGGCACAACTGACCGAGGCAGAGACTTCCCGTCAGAGATTGTATGCCAAACAGAGCCGGAATTCCCGCTTTAGAAACAAGTCCGAACGAGATAAGTGGCTGCAGGCCGAGATTAAGGACAACTACACGTCCATATCCACAGTACAGGGGGTGATGGCACAGACTCAggaggatatcaaagagCTCGAAAACGAGATTGCCCTCCTAGAACCGGAAACAGAACGTTTGCGGAAGCAGATTGATGGTCGAGGAGACACCATTCAGTCTGTGGAGCAACAAGTCCAAGCGGCGAAGGATGAGAGAGATCGCCTAATGGACCAGCGGAA GGAACTGTGGAGAGAGGAAGCAAAGTTGGATTCGATTCTCGTGAATGCCACAAATGAAGTGGACCGCGCAGATCGCTCCCTATCTCAGATGATGGATCACAACACCAGCCGTGGCATTGCGGCCGTCCGCAGAATCAAGCGCCAATACAATCTTGAAGGAGTTTATGGCACACTTGCAGAACTCTTTGATGTCAACGACCGGTACCGAACAGCCGTCGAGGTTACGGCGGGTCAGAGTCTGTTCCACTATGTGGTCGACACGGACGAGACTGCCACCAAGGTGTTGGAGATCTTGcaacaagaaaaggcagGAAGGGTTACGTTCATGCCGCTGAACAGGCTACGGTCAAGGCCTACCAACATGCCCAGAGCTAGCGACACGATACCAATGATCGAAAAGCTCCAGTACGATCGGGCATACGAGAAAGCATTTGTTCATGTATTCGGCAAAACCATCATCTGTCCGAACTTACAGGTTGCCGCGCAGTATGCCCGAAGCCATGGTGTGAACGCTATCACCCCCGAGGGTGACCGTTCAGATAAGAGGGGTGCCCTTACTGGTGGTTTCCATGACTCGCGCCAATCCCGTCTCGATGCAGTTAAAAATCTGACCAAGTGgagagatgaagttgagacCAAGAAGAGCCGTGGTAATGAAATTCGAAAGGAGCTTGAACACCTGGACCAACTTATCACGAGAGCTGTAGGTGAGTTGCAAAAGCTGGAGCAACAAAGACACCAGGTACAGAATAGCAGTGGCCCACTGCGGCAGGAGCTGCGAAGCAAGCGTGACCTtatccaaaagaaaaatgacaatCTTGAGGCTAAGCGAAGGGCTCTGCGCAATATCGAGACCAACTTGGCTGCTGTGACAGATCAGGTCAATGCCTTCGAGGCGGAACTTAAGTCGCCGTTCCAGAAAGCACTAACCAACGACGAAGAAGCTCGTCTGGAAAGTCTCAGTGCTACCGCTCAAGACCTTCGACGGCAGTATCAAGAACTCTCCAGCCAACGCAGTGAACTGGAGGCCCGCAAGTCTGTCCTGGAAGTTGAGCTTCGGGAGAATCTCAACCCTCGTCTTGATCAGCTGGTGGGCCAGGATATTGATATGGCCGATGATGGCAGTCAGGGTAACTTGAAGGAGACCCAGCGGGAAATGAAGCGTCTCAGCAAGGCGCTCGAAAAACTTGGTCAACGCCTCCAACAAGTGGACGAGTCCATTGAACAAGCCAATGCTCGCATGGCTGAGCTTGGGCAAAGAAACGCAGAGACCCGGCGAGAGCTGGACGAGCTAGCCAAGTCCATTGAGAAACACCAACGAcggatggagaagagcatGCAAAAGAAGGCTGCCCTAACCAAGCAGGCCGCCGAATGTGCAGCAAACATCCGGGATCTTGGTGTCCTTCCTGACGAAGCTTTCACCAAGTACAAGAACATGGACTCCAATGCCGTCGTCAAGAAGCTTCATAAAGTTAACGAGGGTCTCAAGAAGTACTCCCATGTCAACAAGAAAGCGTTCGAACAGTACAACAGCTTCACGAAGCAGCGTGAGACACTCACTAACCGAAGAGAAGAGCTTGATGCCTCTCAGAAATCGATCGATGATCTCATCAACGTACTTGATCAGAGGAAGGATGAAGCCATCGAACGAACCTTCAAGCAAGTTTCCCGCGAGTTCCACAATGTGTTTGAAAAGCTTGTACCTGCGGGTCGTGGTCGTTTGATCATTCAGCGCAAGACCGACCGCGCCATGCGACAGGCAGACGAGCTCGATTCCGAGGACGAAGAAGCCCGGAATAGCGTGGAGAACTACGTCGGTGTTGGAATCAGTGTCAGCTTCAATAGTAAGCATGATGAGCAACAGCGTATCCAGCAGCTCAGTGGTGGCCAAAAGA GTCTTTGCGCCCTTGCATTAGTCTTCGCTATCCAAGCTTGTGACCCTGCCCCGTTCTATCTTTTCGATGAGATCGATGCCAACCTCGACGCCCAGTACCGTACCGCGGTCGCTCAGATGCTCCAATCGATCTCGGACGCCACGAATGGGCAGTTCATTTGCACTACTTTCCGGCCCGAGATGTTACATGTGGCCGAGAAGTGTTACGGTGTCAGCTTCCGGCAAAAGGCTAGTACGATTGACGTGGTGTCGAGAGAGGAGGCATTGAAGTTCGTTGAAGAGCAGAAGTCATAA
- a CDS encoding putative sulfur metabolite repression control protein SconB (Probable E3 ubiquitin ligase complex SCF subunit sconB) → MQSDDRSVREGSDSSQTFLMKMAQPTGELTHPSQQQQQQLLQQQSFRSIFGGASDTAEEIDTETDSNHRRPHSFGAAATTPAKLANKNVAPFLVKHIPEQYGPLGSRRTDKLEDLSSPNSKFCYRHRPDLKCRRQADEPSMDKLQRELETLPPSDQQGIAHVWSLFSAAPAKHRKLILQGIMAQCCFPQLSFVSATVRDLIRIDFLTALPPEISFKILCYLDTTSLCKAAQVSSRWRALADDDVVWHRMCEQHIHRKCKKCGWGLPLLERKRLRESKREIELRATTWDVSGPAQNAGGAECSAPHADDVITQKRKADSSDDETAIVKRHCSSLDARPEPDEDYYTTRYRPWKEVYKDRFKVGTNWKYGRCSTKVFKGHTNGVMCLQFEDNILATGSYDATIKIWDTETGEELRTLRGHQSGIRCLQFDDTKLISGSMDRSLKVWNWRTGECISTYTGHRGGVIGLHFDATILASASVDKTVKIWNFEDKSTFLLRGHTDWVNAVRVDTTSRTVFSASDDCTVRLWDLDTKACLRTFHGHVGQVQQVVPLPREFEFEDHDAECDNDNMSTTSGDTESNSLQATLGLESNATETSVFGPSFDNGRPAPPRYIVTSALDSTIRLWETTTGRCLRTFFGHLEGVWALGADTLRIVSGAEDRMVKIWDPRTGKCERTFTGHSGPVTCIGLGDSRFATGSEDCEVRMYSFRN, encoded by the exons ATGCAGTCCGACGACCGATCAGTGCGTGAAGGTAGCGACTCTTCGCAGACTTTCTTGATGAAAATGGCCCAACCGACCGGAGAACTTACACATCCAtcgcaacaacaacaacaacaactacTACAACAGCAGTCCTTCCGGTCTATCTTTGGCGGCGCATCGGACACCGCTGAGGAGATTGACACCGAGACCGATTCTAACCATCGAAGGCCCCACAGTTTCGGTGCCGCTGCGACGACTCCCGCAAAGCTTGCAAACAAGAATGTCGCACCATTTCTCGTCAAACACATCCCCGAACAATACGGTCCCTTGGGGTCGCGAAGAACCGACAAGTTGGAGGATTTGAGCAGCCCGAACTCGAAGTTTTGCTATCGCCACCGGCCAGACCTTAAATGCAGACGACAGGCAGACGAACCGTCCATGGATAAACTACAGAGG GAATTGGAAACGCTGCCTCCCAGCGACCAACAAGGCATTGCCCATGTATGGTCTCTGTTTTCGGCCGCTCCGGCCAAGCACCGCAAATTGATCCTCCAGGGGATCATGGCTCAGTGCTGTTTCCCGCAACTTTCGTTCGTGTCCGCTACCGTTCGAGACCTCATCCGAATCGACTTTCTGACCGCTCTTCCACCGGAGATCTCGTTCAAAATTCTGTGCTACCTCGACACCACCTCGCTGTGCAAAGCCGCCCAGGTGTCCAGCCGCTGGCGGGCActggcagatgatgatgtggtTTGGCATCGGATGTGCGAACAACACATCCACCGCAAATGCAAGAAATGTGGCTGGgggcttcctcttctggaGCGGAAACGTCTGCGGGAGTCCAAGCGCGAAATTGAATTGCGTGCCACCACCTGGGACGTCAGCGGACCCGCGCAGAACGCAGGAGGTGCCGAGTGCAGTGCACCACATGCGGACGATGTGATTACCCAGAAACGGAAGGCGGATTCGAGCGACGATGAGACGGCAATCGTGAAGCGGCATTGTTCCTCGCTGGATGCTCGACCGGAGCCAGATGAGGATTACTATACGACTCGGTATCGGCCGTGGAAGGAGGTCTACAAGGACCGATTCAAGGTCGGCACGAATTGGAAATACGGCCGGTGTTCCACCAAGGTGTTCAAAGGCCACACCAACGGAGTGATGTGCTTGCAATTCGAGGACAACATTTTGGCGACTGGTTCATACGACGCGACCATCAAGATTTGGGATACTGAAACCGGAGAAGAGCTGCGTACCCTACGCGGACACCAATCCGGTATTCGCTGTCTCCAGTTCGACGACACAAAATTGATCAGCGGCAGTATGGACCGCAGCTTGAAGGTGTGGAATTGGCGTACGGGCGAGTGCATTTCCACCTACACGGGTCACCGTGGTGGAGTGATCGGACTGCACTTTGATGCAACGATTCTTGCCTCAGCCTCCGTTGATAAGACGGTCAAGATTTGGAACTTCGAGGATAAGTCGACATTTCTCCTGCGCGGACACACCGATTGGGTCAACGCGGTCCGAGTGGACACGACTTCTCGAACGGTGTTCTCGGCTTCGGACGACTGCACCGTTCGCTTGTGGGACTTGGACACCAAGGCATGTCTCCGGACCTTCCATGGCCATGTCGGCCAAGTCCAACAGGTGGTTCCTTTGCCCCGGGAGTTCGAGTTCGAAGACCACGACGCTGAATGTGATAACGATAACATGAGCACCACATCTGGAGACACGGAATCAAACTCCCTTCAGGCAACGCTCGGACTGGAGTCGAACGCCACTGAGACGTCTGTCTTTGGCCCCTCATTTGACAATGGCCGCCCAGCCCCACCACGCTACATTGTCACGAGCGCCTTAGATTCCACCATTCGTCTCTGGGAGACCACGACCGGTCGCTGCCTGCGTACCTTCTTCGGTCACCTCGAGGGCGTTTGGGCGCTCGGTGCTGATACTCTCCGAATCGTGTCCGGTGCGGAAGACCGGATGGTCAAGATCTGGGATCCCAGAACCGGTAAATGCGAGCGCACCTTCACCGGCCATTCCGGCCCAGTGACCTGTATCGGTCTCGGCGACAGTCGGTTTGCGACCGGCAGTGAGGATTGCGAAGTGCGCATGTACAGTTTCCGCAATTAA
- a CDS encoding uncharacterized protein (of unknown function-domain containing protein) — MTREEAPPAFNLTDIDRQVLAQTDEEFVLHDWEDLKAIIARNDLGILKRKPSDLKRYLAWTADIKAQYGTITNYICQRRLGWHLPDPDTTTTGGATTDSGAVFPFKNPTPFADPADYKILRNDWPYGVTPDINHLVVWLRTPVPVKPENGDVTDESRALIEDFVQRTFVARLAQEGKRFADPKEHVLWFKNWTALQSVRSLEHMHVLVRGVPEHILREWTGEELLKN, encoded by the exons ATGACCCGCGAAGAGGCACCACCAGCCTTTAACCTCACCGACATCGATCGTCAGGTTCTCGCTCAGACCGACGAGGAATTCGTCCTCCATGACTGGGAAGATCTCAAAGCGATCATCG CCCGGAACGATCTCGGAATTCTAAAGCGGAAACCCTCCGATCTCAAACGCTACCTCGCCTGGACAGCAGACATCAAAGCCCAATATGGCACAATCACAAACTACATCTGTCAACGCCGTTTAGGCTGGCACCTCCCAGACCCTGACACCACTACCACTGGCGGCGCCACAACAGACAGTGGGGCAGTTTTCCCCTTCAAAAACCCGACCCCCTTTGCCGACCCCGCCGACTACAAGATTCTCCGCAACGACTGGCCCTACGGCGTCACCCCAGACATCAACCACCTCGTCGTGTGGCTACGGACTCCTGTCCCCGTGAAGCCGGAAAACGGGGACGTGACCGATGAGTCCCGCGCGCTGATTGAGGATTTCGTGCAGCGCACTTTTGTGGCGCGGCTTGCGCAGGAGGGGAAGAGGTTTGCGGATCCGAAGGAGCATGTCCTCTGGTTTAAGAATTGGACTGCGTTGCAGAGTGTGCGGAGCTTGGAGCATATGCATGTTCTTGTTAGGGGGGTTCCTGAGCATATTTTGCGGGAGTGGACTGGGGAGGAACTTTTGAAGAATTAG